The DNA segment CGTTCTCGAAGCGGCCCGGGCCCACGGCCAGGACGACGCCCTCCTGGGGCTTCTCCTTGGCGGTGTCCGGAATGACCAGGCCGGAGGCCGTGGTCTGCTCGGCGTCGAGCGGCTGGACCACAATGCGGTCCTCGAGCGGCTTAATGGCAACCTTGGAGCTGGTTGT comes from the Streptomyces sp. NBC_01471 genome and includes:
- the groES gene encoding co-chaperone GroES codes for the protein MSTTSSKVAIKPLEDRIVVQPLDAEQTTASGLVIPDTAKEKPQEGVVLAVGPGRFENGERLPLDVKANDVVLYSKYGGTEVKYNGEEYLVLSARDVLAIVEK